A part of Prosthecobacter sp. SYSU 5D2 genomic DNA contains:
- a CDS encoding FAD-dependent oxidoreductase: MSLLCKFLACVLVPLFLASPIQAEDHPPVLDLSGDTSRQVIVAQGTPEIYQGHPTTVLLPDGKTMYCVWTYGHGGGCGPMKRSDDGGLTWSELLPVPENWATTRNCPALYRLTDPQGVSRLFVYAGQGPGGTRQPDNGTMQMSYSMDDGKTWSPMKSLDLECVMPFCTIMPVDGGKRLIGLSNIRRPGETKDPKSNIITQSESLDGGLTWSPWKVLVDLGDLKPCEPEVVRSPDGKQLLCLIRENIRSHASHYIISNDEGRTWTTVKDLPPGLHGDRHKAQYAPDGRLVVTFRDMGANSPTRNHFVAWVGKYEDIQSGKDGEYKIKLLHSNARSDCGYPGLELLPDGTFVATTYVKYRPGPDKHSVVSTRFRLKETDGMEKKEVNTSANDAKVAGILMDDDAARYTGQWREGGSQLGYLVGRGYHAINADGTATFTPDIPVAGRYELRLLYVASDNRCDAAEIVIRSAEGEKKVTLNQREECLEESIPRSLGVFEFAKGKSGSVKILARAKKGFVVVDGLQIVPEADAKVERNTRADAGFPIKAAMPAPKVIIPAPMKLKSAAKTVDVDEKNYDLVVIGGTPGGIATAVRGAREGLSVLLVNHTQHLGGFITSGAGGWEAPYDGLRSPLYAEMLRGAADYYKKAYGENSPQHLASMPDANSRAHIDRPKVEPRIAEMLFNEMVEKEKTLTVLLGHIVSKAERDGAMLKSVTLKPMHGKGSVKVTAKIFADGMYEGDLIAAAGVKSQIGREARSQYNEPHAGVIYATERKKAPGQRGFPKDADEGRLNIRYNSHATGEILEGPHSGEADGSVMAYNYRLVLTREPTNRIMVEKPANYDVAIAKAAGGGGFVPNLPNNKVAWNGGRLIGPQNDYPGGDWPTREAISKRYLDGMLMRLWWMQNDPEASDRERKQFAGYGLAADEFPDNNHAPYEIYVREARRLVGRYVFKEQDNVIAEGIARTPVHADSIAITDWPVDSVACLKRKVPGSHEDGIFFLGEETRPAQVPYRSLLANEVDNLLVSVAISASHVGWGAIRLEPVWMQMGESAGFAAALAIKNKTTPAKLDADLLIRTLVKNRVMISFFNDVDVTSDDPRVPAAQYFGSKGFFSDYNARLDEPLSESEKTVWQDGMEKLQKGTLDPMQLARQVHSASAKESPATKDKRGDFLLRFWQLP; this comes from the coding sequence ATGTCCCTCCTTTGTAAATTCCTGGCCTGTGTCCTGGTCCCCTTGTTTCTGGCTTCCCCCATTCAGGCTGAAGATCATCCTCCTGTGCTGGATCTGTCTGGCGATACCTCCCGGCAGGTGATCGTTGCCCAGGGCACACCTGAAATCTATCAGGGGCACCCGACGACGGTTCTGCTGCCAGATGGCAAGACCATGTATTGTGTTTGGACCTATGGTCACGGCGGTGGTTGCGGACCGATGAAGCGCAGCGATGACGGCGGCCTGACCTGGAGCGAACTCCTGCCGGTGCCGGAAAACTGGGCGACGACGCGCAACTGTCCGGCACTCTACCGGCTGACAGATCCACAAGGTGTCTCGCGCCTGTTTGTCTATGCTGGGCAGGGGCCTGGCGGGACGCGCCAGCCGGACAACGGGACGATGCAGATGTCCTATTCCATGGATGACGGCAAAACCTGGTCCCCCATGAAGAGCCTGGACCTGGAATGCGTGATGCCTTTTTGCACCATCATGCCAGTGGATGGCGGCAAGCGCCTGATCGGTCTTTCCAACATCCGTCGTCCAGGCGAAACCAAGGACCCGAAGTCAAACATCATCACGCAGAGTGAATCCCTGGATGGAGGCCTGACCTGGAGTCCGTGGAAAGTGCTGGTGGATCTGGGCGACCTGAAGCCGTGCGAGCCTGAAGTGGTGCGCTCGCCCGATGGCAAACAGCTTCTCTGCCTCATCCGTGAAAACATCCGCAGCCATGCCAGCCACTACATCATCAGTAACGATGAAGGCCGCACCTGGACGACGGTGAAAGATCTGCCACCTGGGCTGCATGGCGACAGGCACAAGGCCCAATACGCACCGGATGGCCGTCTGGTGGTGACCTTTCGCGACATGGGTGCCAACAGCCCCACGCGGAATCATTTTGTGGCCTGGGTGGGAAAGTATGAGGACATCCAGAGCGGCAAGGATGGTGAATACAAGATCAAGCTTTTGCACAGCAATGCCCGCAGCGACTGTGGTTATCCAGGCCTGGAATTGCTGCCGGACGGGACCTTCGTGGCGACGACCTATGTCAAATATCGTCCTGGTCCTGACAAGCACTCGGTGGTCAGCACACGTTTCAGACTGAAGGAAACGGATGGGATGGAAAAGAAGGAGGTAAACACATCGGCCAATGACGCCAAGGTGGCCGGAATCCTCATGGATGATGATGCCGCCCGCTATACAGGCCAGTGGCGGGAAGGTGGCAGCCAGCTGGGTTATTTGGTAGGCCGTGGTTACCACGCCATCAATGCCGATGGCACGGCCACTTTCACTCCCGATATCCCGGTGGCCGGTCGCTATGAGCTCAGGCTTCTTTACGTCGCCTCAGACAATCGCTGTGATGCGGCCGAGATCGTCATCCGCAGCGCAGAAGGTGAGAAAAAAGTGACGCTGAACCAGCGCGAAGAGTGCCTGGAGGAAAGTATCCCGAGATCACTGGGCGTCTTTGAATTTGCCAAGGGCAAAAGCGGATCGGTGAAGATCCTGGCCAGGGCCAAAAAGGGTTTTGTGGTGGTGGACGGGCTTCAGATTGTGCCTGAGGCGGATGCCAAAGTGGAGCGCAATACACGGGCGGATGCTGGCTTTCCCATCAAGGCCGCGATGCCTGCCCCAAAGGTGATCATCCCCGCACCGATGAAGCTGAAGTCCGCCGCCAAAACCGTGGACGTGGATGAAAAGAACTATGACCTGGTCGTCATCGGTGGAACACCAGGCGGCATCGCCACGGCAGTGCGGGGAGCACGCGAAGGGTTGAGCGTCCTGCTGGTCAACCATACGCAGCATTTGGGCGGCTTCATTACCAGCGGGGCTGGTGGCTGGGAGGCTCCTTATGACGGGTTGCGCTCACCCTTGTATGCAGAAATGCTTCGGGGGGCAGCGGACTATTACAAAAAAGCATATGGAGAGAACTCCCCCCAGCATCTTGCTTCTATGCCGGATGCCAACAGCCGTGCGCACATTGACCGCCCCAAGGTGGAACCCCGCATCGCGGAGATGCTGTTTAACGAGATGGTGGAAAAGGAAAAGACGCTGACGGTTTTGCTGGGCCACATTGTCAGCAAGGCGGAACGGGACGGCGCAATGCTGAAAAGCGTGACGCTAAAGCCCATGCATGGGAAAGGGAGTGTGAAGGTAACCGCGAAGATCTTTGCTGATGGCATGTATGAAGGGGACCTCATCGCCGCAGCGGGTGTAAAGTCACAGATCGGGCGTGAGGCACGCAGTCAGTACAATGAGCCGCACGCTGGCGTCATCTATGCTACCGAGCGCAAGAAGGCCCCCGGCCAGCGCGGCTTCCCGAAAGACGCCGACGAAGGACGGCTGAACATCCGCTACAACAGCCATGCCACCGGCGAAATCTTGGAAGGCCCGCATAGCGGAGAAGCCGACGGATCCGTGATGGCCTACAACTACCGCCTCGTACTCACACGTGAACCGACCAACAGGATCATGGTGGAAAAGCCTGCCAACTACGATGTCGCCATCGCCAAAGCAGCCGGTGGTGGCGGGTTCGTGCCGAATCTGCCTAACAATAAGGTAGCCTGGAACGGCGGGCGTCTCATCGGTCCGCAGAATGACTATCCAGGTGGTGACTGGCCCACACGCGAGGCAATTTCAAAGCGCTATCTCGATGGCATGCTCATGCGCCTGTGGTGGATGCAGAATGATCCGGAAGCATCAGATCGCGAGCGCAAGCAGTTTGCCGGTTACGGCCTTGCAGCGGATGAATTTCCCGACAACAATCACGCCCCTTATGAGATCTATGTGCGCGAGGCGCGGCGGCTGGTTGGACGATATGTTTTCAAAGAGCAGGACAACGTCATTGCCGAAGGCATCGCCCGCACGCCAGTTCATGCCGACAGCATCGCTATCACTGACTGGCCGGTGGATTCCGTGGCCTGCCTGAAGCGCAAGGTGCCCGGCAGCCATGAAGACGGTATCTTTTTCTTGGGCGAAGAAACCCGCCCTGCCCAGGTGCCGTACCGCAGCCTGCTGGCCAATGAAGTGGACAATCTTTTGGTTAGTGTTGCCATTTCCGCTTCGCATGTCGGCTGGGGTGCCATTCGCTTGGAACCGGTATGGATGCAGATGGGGGAGTCTGCCGGATTTGCCGCTGCCCTGGCCATTAAGAATAAGACCACGCCAGCCAAACTGGATGCCGATTTGCTCATCCGCACCCTGGTCAAAAACCGCGTGATGATCAGCTTCTTCAATGATGTGGACGTGACCTCGGATGACCCGCGCGTGCCTGCCGCTCAATACTTCGGCAGCAAGGGTTTCTTCAGCGATTACAATGCCCGGCTTGATGAACCGCTGAGCGAGAGTGAAAAAACCGTCTGGCAGGATGGAATGGAGAAACTGCAAAAAGGCACGCTGGATCCGATGCAGCTTGCACGTCAGGTCCACTCGGCTTCCGCCAAGGAGTCTCCGGCAACGAAAGACAAACGCGGTGATTTTCTGCTCCGCTTCTGGCAGCTTCCTTAA
- a CDS encoding FAD-dependent oxidoreductase, which produces MYTFLLRSIGTAAFGLALTFQPAFSAEVIEADVCVYGGTSGGVAAAVQVARMGKSVVIAEPGRHLGGMTSGGLSAVDIGDPRSVGGISREYFTKLAATVGVELAWDKVFIPVGGGPATGGAYAIEPHKAEEVYTHMAKEAGVKVYFKARLAKVTKEGARITEFVTEDGTIFRAKMFLDTTYEGDLMAKAGVSYTLMREGNAKYGETYNGIYYDEKYKPRTGHLVPGETGRVAGGQGVWDRDFPLDPYVVKGDPKSGLLPLIQEGEPGTPGEPAPGVQAYCFRLCLSVDPANSIAIAPPPDYDPKRYEIVARFIEACLANGDDMDLRWFSKHDALPNQKWDFNTATFGGNMPGASHEWPEATYARRDEIAKEHENYHRGLLYFLATDARVPEKVRKDMKRFGLPKDEFTDNGGWPHQIYVRQARRMISDLVLTQHHTFGRQVAPKSVGLGSYGTDVHEIRRIVKDGVVTREGKIASGRDGAPPYAIGYDAIVPRQSECENLFVTFALSCSHVAFASIRMEPVFMVTSQSAATAAVMAIDDQVPVQKVDYEKLRARLLKDGQVLGGEKQKL; this is translated from the coding sequence ATGTACACCTTCCTTTTGCGATCTATTGGTACGGCAGCCTTTGGCCTTGCCCTCACTTTCCAACCGGCCTTTTCGGCAGAAGTCATTGAAGCCGATGTCTGCGTTTATGGCGGCACCAGCGGCGGTGTGGCGGCGGCGGTGCAAGTGGCCCGTATGGGGAAAAGCGTGGTCATTGCCGAACCGGGCAGGCATCTGGGCGGCATGACCTCCGGCGGTCTTAGCGCGGTGGACATTGGTGATCCTCGCAGCGTGGGCGGCATCTCCCGCGAATACTTCACCAAGCTGGCTGCGACCGTGGGCGTCGAACTCGCCTGGGACAAGGTCTTTATACCTGTCGGCGGCGGCCCGGCCACAGGCGGTGCCTATGCCATCGAGCCGCACAAGGCGGAGGAAGTTTATACGCATATGGCCAAGGAAGCCGGGGTGAAAGTTTACTTCAAAGCAAGGCTGGCCAAGGTGACCAAGGAAGGCGCTCGCATCACAGAGTTCGTGACCGAAGACGGAACCATTTTCCGGGCGAAGATGTTCCTGGACACCACTTATGAAGGTGACCTGATGGCGAAAGCGGGGGTGAGCTACACGCTGATGCGTGAGGGCAATGCCAAATATGGCGAGACCTACAACGGCATTTATTACGACGAGAAATACAAACCTCGCACTGGCCACCTGGTGCCTGGGGAGACGGGGCGTGTGGCCGGTGGACAGGGCGTGTGGGACCGTGATTTTCCGTTGGATCCTTATGTAGTGAAAGGAGATCCCAAGAGCGGCTTGCTGCCGTTGATCCAGGAAGGCGAACCGGGGACGCCTGGAGAACCTGCACCAGGTGTACAGGCCTATTGTTTCCGCCTTTGCCTGAGTGTGGATCCGGCCAACAGCATCGCCATTGCCCCGCCGCCGGACTATGATCCGAAACGTTATGAGATTGTGGCCCGGTTCATTGAAGCCTGCCTGGCCAATGGCGATGACATGGACCTGCGCTGGTTTTCCAAACACGACGCTTTGCCTAACCAGAAGTGGGATTTTAATACGGCCACCTTTGGCGGCAACATGCCAGGGGCAAGTCACGAATGGCCTGAGGCCACGTATGCCCGGCGCGACGAGATCGCCAAAGAGCATGAGAACTACCATCGCGGCCTGCTGTATTTCCTGGCCACGGATGCACGCGTGCCTGAGAAAGTGCGCAAGGACATGAAGCGCTTCGGTCTGCCCAAGGATGAATTCACCGACAATGGCGGCTGGCCTCATCAGATCTATGTTCGCCAAGCCCGGCGCATGATCAGCGACCTGGTTCTTACCCAGCACCACACCTTTGGCCGTCAGGTCGCGCCCAAGTCCGTGGGGCTGGGCAGCTACGGCACCGACGTGCATGAGATCCGGCGTATTGTGAAGGATGGCGTCGTCACCCGCGAGGGAAAGATCGCCTCCGGTCGCGATGGCGCGCCGCCTTATGCTATCGGCTACGACGCCATTGTGCCCCGTCAGAGCGAGTGTGAAAACTTGTTCGTCACCTTTGCTCTGAGTTGCAGCCACGTCGCCTTTGCAAGCATCCGCATGGAGCCTGTTTTCATGGTCACCAGCCAGAGTGCTGCGACCGCCGCCGTCATGGCAATTGATGACCAGGTGCCGGTGCAAAAGGTGGACTATGAAAAGCTGCGCGCCCGTCTGCTGAAAGACGGCCAGGTGCTGGGCGGTGAGAAGCAGAAGCTGTGA
- a CDS encoding MOSC domain-containing protein, which yields MQILHLYISPEHNFFGHHGRPAGQAPMIEVDSIECVASQGLKGDRFFGFKEDYKGQVTFFAHEVYERLCEQFQVMGVEPSVFRRNIITKGADLNALIGQEFEIQGVRFLGTQESAPCYWMNQAFAEGAEEAMKGDGGLRAKILSDGVLRKE from the coding sequence ATGCAGATCCTCCATCTTTACATCTCCCCGGAGCACAACTTCTTCGGCCATCACGGCCGGCCTGCCGGGCAGGCCCCGATGATCGAGGTGGACTCGATTGAATGCGTTGCCAGCCAGGGTCTGAAGGGGGACCGTTTTTTTGGATTCAAGGAGGACTACAAAGGACAGGTCACCTTCTTTGCCCACGAGGTCTATGAGCGCCTGTGCGAGCAGTTCCAGGTGATGGGTGTGGAGCCTTCCGTTTTCCGGCGCAACATCATCACCAAAGGAGCGGATCTGAATGCGCTCATCGGGCAGGAGTTTGAGATCCAGGGCGTGCGGTTTTTAGGCACCCAGGAAAGCGCGCCTTGCTACTGGATGAACCAGGCCTTTGCCGAGGGCGCTGAAGAGGCCATGAAAGGAGACGGCGGTCTGCGCGCCAAGATCCTCAGCGATGGTGTGCTAAGAAAAGAATAG
- a CDS encoding Gfo/Idh/MocA family oxidoreductase: MNEEKTLRIGIVGAGGIVKQRHLPGLRALPNIQITAVANSTLASAEAFCRDFAPEAKPIARWEDVVDNENVDIVWIGAHPYMHHDVTDFGLQCGKHVFTQARMAATLQEAEHMWERAQSCPDLVTAICPPPQGMKSGEMVKKLLADGAIGTPHQALLHSFNGAWLDASQPAHWRQRTETSGIQILTLGIYTEVLQKWLGHITEVEARGNIVIPERQGYTVETPDFVNVLARFRSGLEATMMFSGVAAHAPTDRLWLFGTEGTLSYDFTTEEVSLGKRGGGLEVVPVPYDMQREWTVERDFIQAVRDPQAPRPKPDFTEGVCYMRVVEAVWEAMETRAAVKCA; the protein is encoded by the coding sequence ATGAATGAAGAAAAGACCCTCCGCATCGGCATTGTAGGCGCAGGCGGCATTGTGAAGCAGCGGCATCTGCCAGGCCTGCGTGCCCTGCCAAATATCCAGATCACGGCGGTGGCGAATTCCACCCTGGCCAGTGCAGAAGCCTTCTGCCGCGACTTCGCACCGGAGGCGAAACCCATCGCCCGCTGGGAGGATGTGGTGGACAATGAAAACGTGGACATTGTGTGGATCGGCGCTCATCCGTACATGCACCATGATGTGACGGACTTTGGACTGCAATGCGGCAAGCATGTCTTCACCCAGGCACGCATGGCGGCCACGCTGCAGGAGGCGGAGCACATGTGGGAAAGGGCACAGAGCTGCCCGGACCTGGTGACAGCCATCTGCCCTCCACCCCAGGGGATGAAAAGCGGCGAGATGGTGAAAAAGCTGCTGGCGGACGGTGCCATCGGCACGCCGCATCAAGCACTCCTGCACAGCTTTAACGGCGCATGGCTGGACGCCAGCCAGCCTGCGCACTGGCGCCAGCGCACGGAGACGAGCGGCATCCAGATCCTGACCCTGGGCATCTACACGGAGGTTTTGCAAAAATGGTTAGGCCACATCACCGAAGTTGAGGCGCGTGGAAATATCGTCATCCCGGAGCGGCAGGGTTACACCGTGGAGACACCGGACTTTGTCAACGTCCTGGCCAGGTTCCGCAGCGGCCTGGAGGCCACGATGATGTTCAGCGGCGTGGCCGCCCATGCACCGACGGACAGACTGTGGTTATTTGGCACAGAAGGCACCCTGAGTTATGATTTCACCACCGAAGAAGTCTCCCTGGGCAAACGGGGCGGCGGGCTTGAGGTAGTGCCTGTGCCTTATGACATGCAGCGTGAATGGACCGTGGAGCGTGATTTTATCCAGGCCGTACGTGATCCTCAGGCACCGCGTCCGAAGCCCGACTTCACCGAAGGCGTCTGCTACATGCGTGTGGTAGAGGCGGTGTGGGAGGCCATGGAAACACGCGCTGCGGTGAAGTGCGCGTGA
- a CDS encoding N-acetylmuramoyl-L-alanine amidase translates to MNKGSALLALPLGILAVVLFAACGSPAGRSKTAMWEARYNDRALGRVTPEQLLREVGLQTDLIPPGKVGRYKYRPMTPRYITIHSTQNYTGNAYNHALALKRGALRATKRPGGNRIGFLTWHFTTQSNVAIQHLPCREQGEHADFDGPGNNYSIGIEMCEHRGNDIALTIDKTARLSAYLMYTYGIPLKHVVPHYHWPRISPSIKDPHKNCPHFLLDRGRPGPTWQWYLRRVQLHYNRLVPGPARSLG, encoded by the coding sequence ATGAATAAAGGCAGTGCTCTACTGGCCCTCCCTCTCGGGATTCTGGCCGTCGTCCTCTTTGCCGCCTGCGGATCTCCCGCCGGGCGCTCCAAAACCGCCATGTGGGAAGCCCGTTACAATGACAGGGCGCTCGGGCGCGTGACCCCTGAGCAGTTGCTGCGGGAGGTGGGTTTGCAAACGGACCTGATCCCGCCGGGCAAAGTGGGCCGATATAAATACCGGCCCATGACACCCCGGTACATCACCATTCACAGTACGCAAAATTACACCGGCAACGCGTATAACCACGCCCTGGCCCTGAAGAGGGGAGCCTTGCGTGCGACCAAGCGTCCTGGGGGCAACCGGATCGGCTTCCTGACCTGGCATTTTACCACGCAGTCCAATGTGGCCATCCAGCATCTGCCCTGCCGGGAGCAGGGGGAGCACGCCGACTTTGACGGCCCTGGGAACAACTACAGCATCGGCATCGAGATGTGCGAGCACCGGGGCAATGACATTGCGCTGACCATTGACAAAACGGCCCGTCTTTCCGCTTACTTGATGTACACTTACGGCATCCCGCTGAAACATGTGGTGCCGCACTATCACTGGCCGCGCATCAGCCCCAGCATCAAGGATCCCCACAAAAACTGCCCGCATTTCCTGCTGGATCGCGGCCGTCCCGGCCCCACCTGGCAGTGGTACCTGAGGCGTGTGCAGCTGCATTATAACCGCCTGGTGCCAGGTCCGGCACGCTCTCTGGGTTAA
- a CDS encoding glycosyltransferase → MILVLTAGFGDGHNTAAFSTSEALRRLCPGEEVQTCDLVSEVQPRIATLLKNLYQQAITHFPSGWRMVYHMLEKSDVDPQDSAWLAPLVRGLREKITTLQPRLIISTYPLYAALMDALRKQDGEVPKLVTIITDSISVHRIWLMQPSDLYCVADAETREVVMKLGIPHEKVHITGFPVSLQFTETLPEEAIRPGVQRILYLPSTTARHVRMTLASLKPLLQKGVQLTIPVGKHSSRLYHVLRKFTDEMPDAPVEIIGWTDRIPELLRTHDVVICKAGGAILHEVLAARIPAVIDYVVPGQEEGNAEMLLSRHCAYRSQTASETGECVARILENGGKIGRQMHANMLPISVPDAAMRAAKAALE, encoded by the coding sequence GTGATTCTTGTCCTGACAGCAGGCTTTGGCGATGGGCACAACACCGCCGCATTTTCCACCTCCGAAGCACTGCGCCGTTTGTGCCCAGGGGAGGAGGTCCAGACTTGCGACCTTGTCAGCGAGGTGCAGCCACGCATCGCCACCCTGCTGAAAAACTTGTACCAGCAGGCCATCACGCACTTTCCCAGTGGCTGGCGCATGGTGTACCACATGCTGGAAAAGTCCGATGTGGACCCTCAGGACAGCGCCTGGCTGGCCCCGCTGGTGCGCGGCCTGCGGGAAAAAATCACGACCCTGCAACCAAGGCTTATTATCAGCACCTACCCGCTGTATGCGGCACTGATGGATGCCCTGCGCAAGCAGGACGGTGAAGTACCAAAACTGGTCACCATCATCACCGATTCCATCAGCGTGCACCGCATCTGGCTGATGCAACCAAGCGACCTCTACTGCGTGGCCGATGCCGAAACCCGGGAAGTGGTCATGAAACTGGGCATTCCGCACGAGAAAGTCCACATCACCGGTTTCCCCGTCAGTCTTCAATTCACCGAAACATTGCCCGAGGAGGCCATCCGTCCTGGAGTACAGCGCATTCTCTACCTGCCCTCCACCACCGCCCGCCACGTCAGGATGACGCTGGCCTCCCTGAAGCCGCTGCTGCAAAAGGGCGTGCAACTGACCATCCCCGTGGGCAAGCACAGCTCGCGTTTATATCATGTGCTGCGCAAGTTCACCGATGAAATGCCAGACGCCCCCGTGGAGATCATCGGCTGGACAGACCGCATCCCCGAACTGCTGCGCACGCACGATGTGGTCATCTGCAAAGCTGGCGGTGCCATTTTGCATGAAGTGCTGGCAGCCCGCATCCCGGCGGTGATTGACTATGTAGTCCCCGGCCAGGAGGAAGGGAACGCGGAGATGCTGCTCTCCCGCCATTGCGCCTACCGCTCCCAAACGGCCAGTGAAACCGGCGAATGTGTGGCCAGGATCCTTGAGAATGGCGGCAAAATCGGACGCCAGATGCACGCTAACATGCTGCCTATCAGTGTGCCGGATGCAGCCATGCGCGCAGCAAAAGCCGCCCTGGAATGA
- a CDS encoding arylsulfatase: MFSLIINTAAYGIERRPNIIVVLADDLGFGDVSCNNPASKIQTPHVDRLALEGMRFTDAHTPSAVCTPTRYGLLTGRYCWRTRLKYRVLDGFDPPLIEPGQVTVASLLKEQGYRTACIGKWHLGMQWTDKNGQPVPAVPLDRREPPRAGFEVDFTKPFTGGPVAVGFDHYFGISASLNMSPFCYLVNDRALRLPVLNQERMRDTNFMAVDEGVRSPDFTIHGVMPRLAGEAVAFIEERAAAADKKPFFLYAPLTSPHLPVVTNTEYKGKSQAGDYGDFVVETDAFLGALLETLDRTGLAENTLVLFTSDNGGLYHYWEAKEADDVKHYKVRGRGAHIQEYGHQGNAHLRGTKADIWEGGHRVPFVVRWPGKTPAGTVSAELVELTDLLATAAAIIGVDLPAGAGEDSRDILPALLKEKPDKPLREFAIHHSMSGVFGIRQGPWKLVPHRGSGGFSHPKVLDPAKEGGPTGQLYNLETDPAETKNVHAEQPEIVARLSRLLREVQGDDL, encoded by the coding sequence GTGTTTTCACTGATTATTAATACGGCTGCCTATGGTATAGAACGGCGGCCTAACATCATTGTGGTTTTGGCGGATGATCTGGGGTTTGGGGATGTTTCCTGCAACAATCCGGCTTCGAAGATCCAGACCCCGCATGTGGACCGCCTGGCGCTGGAAGGGATGCGGTTTACCGATGCGCATACGCCTTCGGCGGTGTGTACACCAACGCGCTACGGTCTGCTGACGGGGCGCTACTGCTGGCGCACGCGGCTTAAGTACCGGGTGCTGGACGGCTTTGACCCGCCGCTTATTGAGCCAGGGCAGGTGACGGTGGCGAGCCTGCTGAAAGAGCAGGGGTATCGTACGGCATGCATCGGCAAGTGGCATCTGGGCATGCAATGGACGGACAAGAATGGCCAGCCGGTCCCGGCAGTGCCGCTGGACCGCCGGGAGCCACCGCGCGCCGGGTTTGAGGTGGATTTTACGAAGCCCTTCACGGGCGGACCCGTGGCAGTGGGGTTTGACCATTATTTTGGTATCTCCGCCTCGCTGAACATGTCGCCCTTTTGTTATCTGGTGAATGACCGTGCGCTGAGGCTGCCCGTGTTGAATCAGGAGCGCATGCGCGACACCAATTTCATGGCGGTGGATGAAGGGGTGAGGTCGCCGGATTTCACCATCCATGGGGTAATGCCGAGGCTGGCGGGTGAAGCTGTGGCATTCATTGAAGAAAGGGCGGCAGCGGCGGACAAGAAGCCTTTTTTTCTGTATGCGCCGCTGACCTCGCCGCATCTGCCGGTGGTGACAAATACGGAGTACAAGGGCAAAAGCCAGGCCGGGGACTATGGGGACTTTGTCGTGGAGACTGACGCCTTTTTGGGAGCTTTGCTGGAGACGCTGGACCGTACCGGGCTGGCGGAGAATACGCTGGTGCTTTTCACCTCCGACAATGGCGGGCTGTATCATTATTGGGAGGCGAAGGAAGCGGACGATGTGAAGCATTACAAGGTACGCGGGCGGGGGGCGCATATCCAGGAATATGGTCACCAGGGGAATGCGCATCTGCGCGGAACGAAGGCGGACATCTGGGAAGGCGGGCACCGGGTGCCCTTCGTGGTGCGCTGGCCGGGCAAAACCCCTGCCGGGACGGTGAGTGCTGAGCTGGTGGAGCTGACGGACCTGCTGGCGACAGCGGCGGCGATCATAGGTGTGGACCTGCCTGCCGGGGCCGGGGAGGACAGCCGGGACATCCTGCCTGCGTTGCTAAAAGAAAAACCGGATAAGCCGCTGCGTGAGTTTGCCATTCACCATTCAATGAGCGGGGTGTTTGGCATCCGGCAGGGACCGTGGAAACTGGTGCCGCACCGGGGATCTGGCGGGTTCAGCCATCCGAAGGTCCTGGACCCGGCAAAAGAAGGCGGGCCGACGGGGCAGCTCTACAACCTGGAGACAGATCCCGCAGAGACGAAGAATGTGCATGCGGAACAACCGGAGATTGTCGCGCGGCTGAGCCGGCTGCTCAGAGAAGTGCAAGGGGATGATTTATAA